Proteins from one Algicella marina genomic window:
- a CDS encoding DUF4198 domain-containing protein: MPRLTYLLALTLSLLAVPVFAHEFWLEPERYQVPAGASVKVRAINGEDFKGTEYPYNARTYTQSGVVVGGQTLRMHGETGQRPAVQLPAAQEGLNVVFHASPVMKVVYDDFARFEKFLKGKKLEFVLEEHRAKGFPTDRVGESYYRFAKAMVAVGDGAGADKHVGMPFELVAETNPYTESGPVRFRLLWQGRPDANAPVFVFIRQNGAVKKLWLETDGEGRVEVPREAGEYMVNAVRIIEATPALKEQLNTVWTTLWASHVYGVEG, translated from the coding sequence ATGCCCCGTCTGACCTACCTGTTGGCGCTGACCCTGAGCCTGCTGGCTGTACCGGTTTTTGCCCATGAATTCTGGCTGGAGCCGGAGCGCTATCAGGTACCTGCCGGTGCTTCGGTGAAGGTGCGGGCGATCAACGGCGAGGATTTCAAGGGCACAGAGTATCCGTACAACGCCCGCACCTACACGCAATCGGGCGTGGTCGTCGGCGGTCAGACGCTGCGGATGCATGGCGAGACGGGCCAGAGGCCGGCGGTGCAGCTTCCGGCGGCGCAGGAGGGCCTGAACGTCGTCTTTCACGCCTCGCCGGTGATGAAGGTCGTCTACGACGACTTCGCGCGCTTCGAGAAATTCCTGAAGGGCAAGAAACTGGAATTCGTGCTGGAGGAGCATCGGGCGAAGGGGTTCCCGACGGACCGGGTGGGCGAATCCTATTACCGGTTCGCCAAGGCGATGGTGGCGGTAGGTGACGGTGCCGGTGCCGACAAGCATGTGGGGATGCCGTTCGAACTGGTGGCGGAGACCAACCCCTATACGGAGAGCGGGCCGGTGCGGTTCCGGCTGCTGTGGCAGGGTCGGCCGGATGCCAATGCCCCGGTGTTCGTGTTTATTCGCCAGAACGGTGCCGTGAAGAAGCTGTGGCTGGAGACAGATGGCGAAGGCCGGGTCGAGGTGCCGCGCGAGGCGGGGGAATACATGGTCAACGCCGTGCGGATCATCGAGGCGACGCCGGCGCTGAAGGAGCAGTTGAACACCGTGTGGACCACCCTGTGGGCGAGCCATGTCTATGGTGTCGAGGGCTGA
- a CDS encoding sulfotransferase domain-containing protein, whose product MKPTLIGIGVQKCATSWAHAALGAHPQITASEPKEIDYFSYRFDHGHRWYEAHFTTATPHRFEISPSYFHDPRAPQRLAAYAPGIRLLVLLRCPVDRAFSNHLHEIAKGHIPAIPFEDGLANNPAYVEQGLYHTHLSRWFAAFPADRIHVAFAEDTARDPQGQACALYRFLGLAPPPARAVVAERRNRSDQPRSATVRSILRSGGAMLRRAGLEEELARIKKLPPVRAALNANSIDIRSRIPPMHPATRARLEHLFAPELAALPALIGRPLPFAARTDLPEPV is encoded by the coding sequence ATGAAGCCCACACTCATCGGCATCGGCGTGCAGAAATGCGCCACCTCATGGGCCCACGCGGCCCTCGGGGCCCATCCCCAGATCACCGCCTCGGAACCCAAGGAAATCGACTATTTCAGCTATCGCTTCGATCACGGCCATCGCTGGTACGAAGCTCACTTCACCACCGCCACCCCGCATAGGTTCGAAATCTCGCCCTCCTATTTCCACGATCCGCGTGCGCCCCAGCGTCTCGCCGCCTACGCACCCGGCATCCGCCTGCTTGTGCTGCTTCGCTGCCCCGTCGACCGCGCCTTCTCCAACCACCTGCATGAGATTGCCAAAGGCCACATCCCCGCAATTCCGTTCGAGGATGGCCTCGCCAACAATCCCGCCTACGTCGAGCAAGGTCTCTACCACACCCATCTTTCCCGCTGGTTCGCCGCCTTCCCCGCCGACCGTATCCACGTGGCCTTCGCCGAGGACACCGCCCGCGATCCACAAGGGCAGGCCTGCGCCCTCTACCGGTTTCTGGGCCTCGCACCGCCCCCCGCCCGCGCCGTGGTGGCGGAGCGCCGCAACCGGTCGGACCAGCCACGCAGCGCCACCGTCCGCAGTATCCTCCGCTCCGGCGGTGCCATGCTCCGCCGCGCCGGGCTGGAGGAGGAACTGGCCCGCATCAAGAAGCTGCCGCCCGTCCGGGCCGCGCTCAACGCCAACAGCATCGACATCCGCAGCCGGATACCGCCAATGCATCCCGCCACCCGCGCCCGTCTCGAACACCTGTT
- a CDS encoding SGNH/GDSL hydrolase family protein, with protein MIGLGLSRDTLAQGRKVSLSGGGPQPPAATPPRTLALYGDSFAQRSQDVTGSPNSFDSGLVTPVSGKWATADTEDVGGVGWGFASWLAALDGRFRTPWQLNFAVGGLNTGQLSQDGTGGNFLGDFATRMQAAQVGALPPHGVIFQAGTNDAVTAFPAIESYNNILAICTRIVALGLPVFLSTVLPRGSATWPGARVDTGRIAVVDELNARLLADLGSEPALAGQVHVVDPRASFRDLGGQANDVIDALTYDGLHLSPAGCRLLALAYAAALETAFPTAQVEGLPTALPDPGNFIANPLMAGIGGTVTMMGNATTNQDFSITGTAPDGWTVRTTNTGITGWNGTDPRNIKGTVTVASVPAAVGDAIEIIVDGDGSGHTNDNTRGLEATVNITLPDTSALPTGSHFEGLCRVELEGHLNCRGVSAELRLTEPDSTTRFARALRPAPNGTPEMELNPATDYTGNNALMLRTPPRARKPGSYGTVQFAVMLYFAGQQSQLQATLRISQAAVRAIDSSLA; from the coding sequence ATGATCGGTCTCGGATTATCGCGGGATACGCTTGCGCAGGGCCGGAAAGTCTCGCTTTCCGGCGGCGGCCCCCAGCCGCCCGCAGCCACCCCGCCGCGAACGCTGGCGCTCTATGGCGACAGCTTCGCGCAACGCTCACAGGATGTCACCGGCTCGCCCAACTCATTCGACAGCGGCCTCGTCACCCCCGTCTCCGGCAAATGGGCGACGGCGGATACGGAAGATGTCGGCGGCGTCGGCTGGGGCTTCGCCTCATGGCTTGCAGCGCTCGACGGCCGCTTCCGCACGCCGTGGCAACTCAACTTCGCCGTCGGCGGCCTCAACACCGGCCAGTTGTCGCAGGACGGCACCGGCGGCAATTTCCTCGGTGATTTCGCCACGCGGATGCAGGCCGCGCAGGTCGGGGCGCTACCGCCGCACGGCGTCATCTTCCAGGCCGGAACCAACGATGCCGTCACCGCCTTCCCGGCCATCGAGAGCTACAACAACATCCTTGCCATCTGCACCCGCATCGTGGCGCTCGGCCTGCCGGTGTTTCTCTCGACGGTGCTGCCGCGTGGCTCGGCCACCTGGCCCGGTGCTCGCGTCGATACGGGCCGCATCGCCGTTGTCGATGAACTCAATGCCCGCCTGCTCGCTGACCTCGGTTCCGAACCGGCACTGGCCGGGCAGGTCCATGTCGTCGATCCCCGCGCCAGCTTCCGCGATCTTGGGGGCCAGGCGAATGACGTGATCGACGCGCTCACCTACGATGGCCTCCACCTCTCCCCCGCCGGCTGCCGCCTGCTGGCGCTGGCCTATGCCGCGGCACTGGAGACGGCGTTCCCCACCGCACAGGTCGAGGGCCTGCCCACGGCCCTGCCCGATCCGGGCAATTTCATCGCCAACCCGCTGATGGCGGGCATCGGCGGCACGGTGACGATGATGGGCAACGCCACCACCAACCAGGATTTCAGCATTACCGGCACCGCGCCGGATGGCTGGACGGTGCGCACCACCAACACCGGTATCACCGGCTGGAACGGCACCGACCCGCGCAACATCAAGGGCACTGTCACCGTCGCCTCCGTGCCGGCAGCAGTCGGCGACGCGATCGAGATCATTGTCGACGGTGACGGCTCCGGCCACACCAACGACAACACCCGCGGGCTGGAGGCAACGGTGAACATCACCCTGCCCGACACCAGCGCCCTGCCGACAGGCAGCCATTTCGAGGGGCTCTGCCGGGTCGAACTGGAAGGGCACCTGAATTGCCGCGGCGTCTCGGCGGAGCTGCGGCTGACGGAGCCGGACAGCACCACCCGCTTTGCCCGCGCCTTGCGTCCTGCGCCCAACGGCACCCCGGAAATGGAGCTGAATCCGGCCACGGATTACACCGGCAACAATGCCCTGATGCTCCGCACGCCGCCCCGCGCCCGCAAACCCGGCAGTTACGGCACGGTCCAGTTCGCCGTCATGCTGTATTTTGCCGGACAGCAGAGCCAGCTTCAGGCAACGCTGCGCATTTCCCAGGCGGCCGTCCGCGCCATCGACAGTTCGCTGGCCTGA
- a CDS encoding spike base protein, RCAP_Rcc01079 family: MTNPFQNRASTLNGPATDLVPVTPHNTNDLADVALALYVETGGSLSIVTVKGETRSVTVGDLSILPVGVRRVRNNGTTATGIHAFTVS; this comes from the coding sequence ATGACCAATCCATTCCAGAACCGCGCCTCCACCCTCAACGGCCCGGCGACCGACCTCGTGCCGGTCACGCCCCACAACACCAATGATCTCGCAGATGTCGCCCTCGCCCTCTATGTGGAAACCGGCGGCAGCCTCTCGATCGTCACCGTCAAGGGCGAAACCCGCTCTGTCACCGTCGGCGATCTCTCGATCCTGCCGGTTGGCGTGCGCCGGGTGCGCAACAACGGCACAACGGCCACCGGCATCCATGCTTTCACGGTAAGCTGA
- a CDS encoding sulfotransferase family 2 domain-containing protein encodes MTGTESPGARTLRRLRVSSGRLAHTGLLPAPRHPCLFMHMPKCGGTSLSQALYATVPIHRRVAVIDAPSTRRAAAIWHKGVDDPRRAHEDLPGGAHTFALREQLLLQHMAWGSWLIHGHLLWSQKAQEHFGDTYKYVTLLRDPVARMVSNYRMAARAGLVRGSFDAYLDGPLARNHARVYLRYLGGLAEVSDDTLDETLALALGRLQSFACVGFLDDIPGFRTAYRDQFGVDLRIGTANAAPDEPPDLSAAQRRTLTALCRHDLMLYECARDAFRAAAPLARRARPLPA; translated from the coding sequence ATGACCGGCACGGAAAGCCCCGGCGCCCGCACCCTCCGCCGCCTGCGCGTCAGTTCCGGCCGCCTCGCCCACACCGGTCTGTTGCCAGCCCCGCGCCACCCCTGCCTGTTCATGCACATGCCCAAATGCGGCGGCACGTCGCTGTCGCAGGCCCTCTATGCCACCGTTCCCATCCATCGCCGCGTCGCCGTCATCGACGCTCCGTCCACCCGACGCGCGGCGGCGATCTGGCACAAGGGCGTGGACGATCCCCGCCGCGCGCATGAGGATCTGCCCGGCGGCGCCCATACCTTCGCCCTGCGTGAGCAGTTGCTGCTCCAGCACATGGCCTGGGGCAGTTGGCTGATCCACGGCCACCTGCTCTGGTCGCAGAAAGCGCAGGAGCATTTCGGCGACACCTACAAATATGTCACCCTGCTGCGCGACCCGGTGGCGCGGATGGTCTCCAACTACCGGATGGCCGCCCGCGCCGGGCTGGTACGCGGCAGTTTTGACGCCTATCTTGATGGCCCTCTGGCCCGCAACCATGCCCGCGTCTACCTGCGCTATCTCGGGGGTCTCGCCGAAGTTTCCGACGATACGCTCGATGAAACCCTGGCCCTCGCCCTCGGACGGCTGCAATCCTTCGCCTGCGTCGGTTTTCTCGACGATATTCCCGGCTTTCGCACCGCCTACCGCGATCAGTTCGGCGTCGACCTGCGGATCGGCACGGCCAATGCCGCACCCGACGAACCGCCGGACCTTTCCGCCGCACAGCGCCGTACACTGACGGCGCTCTGCCGGCACGACCTCATGCTCTACGAGTGCGCCCGCGATGCATTCCGCGCCGCCGCACCCCTCGCCCGGCGGGCAAGGCCGCTGCCCGCATGA
- a CDS encoding pentapeptide repeat-containing protein yields MAGSDGASPFDGEQMRERVFSRAEMSGARFDGVNLTDAAFHAVLSGATFTDTCLSDARFDDVNLSAVQLENVNMSGATIRDANMSGVRISHANLSGLRIEGVNLSGAEISAADTTGMRIDGVLVSEMMTAWRAAQGAGG; encoded by the coding sequence ATGGCAGGGAGTGACGGTGCGAGCCCGTTTGACGGCGAGCAGATGCGGGAGCGGGTTTTCAGCCGGGCCGAGATGAGCGGCGCGCGGTTCGACGGAGTGAACCTGACGGATGCAGCGTTTCATGCAGTGCTGTCGGGGGCGACGTTCACCGATACCTGCCTTTCGGACGCGCGGTTTGACGACGTCAACCTGTCCGCGGTGCAATTGGAGAACGTGAACATGTCCGGCGCGACCATCCGGGATGCCAACATGAGCGGGGTTCGCATCAGCCACGCCAACCTGTCGGGGCTGCGGATAGAGGGCGTGAACCTTTCGGGCGCGGAGATCAGCGCCGCCGACACGACGGGCATGCGCATCGACGGCGTGCTGGTCAGCGAGATGATGACGGCGTGGCGGGCTGCGCAGGGCGCGGGCGGCTGA